Proteins encoded together in one Lepus europaeus isolate LE1 chromosome 13, mLepTim1.pri, whole genome shotgun sequence window:
- the SULT1C3 gene encoding sulfotransferase 1C3, which translates to MSLEAMEDLHLEEPETQEVNGILMTKMISDNWDKIWNFQARPDDLLIATYAKAGTTWTQEIVDMIQNDGDVQRCQRANTFDRHPFLEWTLPPPLNSGLDLANKMPSPRTLKTHLPVQMLPPSFWKEKSKIIYVARNAKDCLVSYYHFSRMNKMVPDPGTWEEYVETFKAGKVLWGSWYDHVKGWWNAKDQHPILYLFYEDMKEDPKREIEKILKFLEKDITEEVLNKIIYHTSFDVMKQNPMANYTTLPASIMDHSISPFMRKGMPGDWKNYFTVAQNEEFDKDYQKKMEGSTLTFRIEI; encoded by the exons ATGTCCTTGGAGgcaatggaagatctccaccTGGAGGAGCCAGAGACCCAGGAAGTGAACGGAATCCTCATGACCAAGATGATCAGCGATAATTGGGACAAAATCTGGAATTTCCAAGCCAGACCTGATGATCTCCTCATTGCAACCTATGCAAAGGCAG GCACAACCTGGACCCAGGAGATCGTGGACATGATTCAGAATGACGGCGACGTGCAGAGGTGCCAGCGGGCCAACACCTTCGACCGGCACCCTTTCCTTGAGTGGACTCTGCCTCCGCCCCTCAACTCCG GTCTGGATCTGGCTAACAAAATGCCTTCTCCCAGAACTCTGAAGACTCATTTGCCAGTTCAGATGCTACCCCCTTCTTTTTGGAAAGAAAAGTCAAAG ATCATCTATGTGGCTAGAAATGCCAAGGACTGTCTGGTGTCCTACTACCATTTCTCCAGAATGAATAAAATGGTGCCTGACCCTGGCACATGGGAGGAATACGTTGAGACATTCAAAGCTGGAAAAG TGCTGTGGGGCTCCTGGTATGATCACGTGAAGGGATGGTGGAACGCAAAAGACCAGCACCCCATTCTCTACCTCTTCTACGAGGACATGAAGGAG GACCCAAAGAGGGAAATTGAGAAGATATTAAAGTTCCTGGAGAAAGATATAACAGAGGAAGTTCTGAATAAAATCATCTATCACACCTCCTTTGATGTAATGAAGCAAAACCCGATGGCCAACTACACTACTCTGCCCGCCAGCATCATGGACCACTCCATCTCCCCTTTTATGAGGAAAG GGATGCCTGGAGACTGGAAAAACTATTTCACTGTGGCCCAAAATGAAGAGTTTGACAAGGATTACCAGAAGAAGATGGAAGGAAGCACCCTGACCTTCCGCATAGAGATCTGA